A genomic stretch from Antarcticibacterium flavum includes:
- a CDS encoding response regulator transcription factor, which produces MPDKKNKILLVEDDDSLGYLLSEYLRIKDFDVYWAQTGKKALELIEENTHHLIILDVMLPDIDGFTLAHEFTAQFPEIPFIFLTARSLKIDVLKGFSLGAVDYLKKPIDEEELVARIHSLLSRIQPTLKENDSKNFLYNIGDYEFDSKRQELLFNGKPVHLTARENDLLLYLVQNKNKLCSHKDILVRLWGKNDYFNRKSLNVFISHLRKYLQNDPKIKIENLHKKGFILKVE; this is translated from the coding sequence ATGCCAGATAAAAAGAATAAAATATTGCTTGTTGAGGATGATGATTCCTTAGGCTACCTTCTCTCAGAATATTTGAGAATAAAAGACTTTGATGTTTACTGGGCTCAAACAGGTAAAAAAGCTTTGGAGCTTATTGAAGAAAATACGCACCATCTAATTATTCTGGACGTAATGTTACCAGATATTGATGGGTTTACCCTCGCTCATGAATTTACAGCCCAATTCCCAGAAATACCTTTTATTTTTTTAACCGCAAGATCCCTTAAAATTGACGTTTTAAAAGGATTCTCACTGGGAGCTGTTGATTATTTAAAGAAACCTATTGATGAGGAGGAACTGGTAGCCAGAATTCATTCGCTTTTATCAAGGATACAACCTACCCTGAAGGAAAACGATTCGAAAAATTTTTTATATAATATTGGAGATTATGAGTTTGACAGTAAACGGCAGGAGCTCTTATTTAATGGAAAGCCTGTTCATTTAACCGCACGTGAAAATGACTTGCTTCTATACCTGGTCCAAAATAAAAACAAACTCTGCAGCCATAAGGATATCTTAGTCCGGCTGTGGGGGAAGAACGATTATTTTAACCGCAAGAGTCTGAATGTATTTATTTCCCATCTTCGAAAATATTTACAAAATGACCCAAAGATTAAAATTGAAAATCTACATAAAAAGGGATTTATTCTAAAGGTTGAATAA
- a CDS encoding 3-keto-disaccharide hydrolase gives MKKSLMISFVAVLFTFSNNATAQESVYGEDGYRSLFNGKDLSGWKIPEGDGGHWNVIDGVIDYDARSEAEGDKSLWTTEEFGDFKLHVEWRFKGYGDHLFPLPTILPSGEYLRDENGKIIEPLGPNSDSGILIKGAGQVQMWCWSVGSGELWSVRTDESLPAEVRAAAVPSEKADQPVGEWNSYDITVKGDRITVILNGITVIDNALYPSMVKTGPIGLQHHGGINSKTGKLQGASSLVQFRNIWVKEL, from the coding sequence ATGAAAAAATCTTTAATGATCTCATTTGTCGCAGTATTATTTACTTTTTCCAATAACGCGACTGCACAGGAATCTGTCTATGGAGAAGATGGATACCGAAGTTTATTCAATGGAAAAGATCTTAGCGGCTGGAAGATCCCTGAGGGAGATGGCGGCCACTGGAATGTTATAGACGGGGTGATCGATTACGATGCCAGATCTGAAGCTGAAGGGGACAAAAGTCTCTGGACCACCGAAGAATTTGGAGATTTTAAACTGCATGTGGAATGGAGGTTCAAGGGATACGGAGACCATCTCTTTCCTTTACCAACCATTTTACCTTCAGGAGAGTACCTGCGTGATGAAAATGGTAAAATTATCGAACCCCTGGGGCCAAATTCAGATTCAGGAATATTGATCAAAGGTGCCGGGCAGGTGCAAATGTGGTGCTGGTCAGTCGGTTCAGGAGAGCTTTGGAGCGTGAGAACCGATGAATCCCTTCCGGCAGAAGTACGGGCAGCGGCAGTACCTTCAGAAAAAGCAGATCAACCGGTAGGAGAATGGAATTCTTATGATATTACCGTGAAAGGAGATCGCATCACAGTTATTCTTAACGGCATTACAGTGATCGATAATGCCCTGTACCCTTCAATGGTAAAGACCGGGCCAATTGGTTTACAGCATCACGGCGGAATAAATTCCAAAACCGGAAAATTACAGGGTGCCTCCAGTTTGGTGCAGTTCAGGAATATTTGGGTGAAGGAGCTTTAA
- a CDS encoding PD-(D/E)XK nuclease family protein, producing the protein MNIFRILSSNDGSINEPNVSSFLAYLLDPGEDHGISGLLLQEILNDITGANKSFLDKIQYSNRITDLSKYSGYTINILPELSVNIEKQGKRRRRDIDIIVEIIDNKKNELLYSICLENKISDSSIIRDGLQLEEELLGLQNYYLESDLKPEIYFVYLTPTPSEISRDSFEKLNYDKKYHLYWDNHENSVFNKLLKIFNDEKQGLIDPINNQSSYLIKSFLSFIKTQFKSYIEEKREKLEKKNYGKPVIDLLKDFAATLDPSKVYEIDFLKNEFSDYVLEKTGIELIHSTRNVHISLSIVNEKNRGHYNVKRPDDDRKNIFFYSDDSRKRLRLFNPDFYTEVEVFYKGEDGIESVKAKEITWPDVKL; encoded by the coding sequence ATGAACATTTTTAGAATATTATCTTCCAATGACGGTTCCATTAATGAACCTAATGTAAGTTCTTTTTTAGCTTATTTATTAGATCCCGGGGAAGACCACGGGATTTCCGGGTTGCTGCTTCAGGAGATCTTAAATGATATTACAGGAGCCAATAAGAGCTTTTTAGATAAAATACAGTATAGTAATAGAATCACCGACCTGTCCAAATATTCAGGTTACACCATAAATATACTGCCGGAATTATCTGTAAATATTGAGAAACAAGGGAAAAGACGTAGGAGGGATATTGATATTATAGTTGAGATAATTGATAATAAGAAAAACGAATTACTCTATTCCATTTGTTTAGAAAATAAAATAAGTGACTCTTCAATTATAAGGGACGGTTTGCAACTGGAAGAAGAACTATTGGGTTTACAGAATTATTATCTCGAAAGCGATCTTAAACCAGAGATCTATTTTGTTTATCTCACTCCAACCCCGTCGGAGATTTCAAGGGATTCCTTTGAAAAACTTAATTATGACAAAAAGTACCATTTATATTGGGATAACCACGAGAATTCTGTTTTCAATAAACTGCTCAAGATCTTTAACGACGAAAAGCAAGGCTTAATTGACCCAATAAACAACCAGTCATCCTATCTTATCAAATCATTTTTATCCTTTATAAAAACCCAGTTCAAGAGTTATATCGAGGAGAAAAGGGAGAAACTGGAGAAAAAGAATTACGGTAAACCCGTCATTGATCTTTTGAAAGATTTTGCAGCGACCTTGGATCCCAGTAAAGTATATGAGATTGATTTTTTGAAAAATGAATTTTCTGATTATGTTTTAGAAAAAACAGGAATAGAACTAATCCATTCTACTAGAAATGTACACATTTCCCTTTCCATTGTAAATGAAAAAAACAGGGGCCATTACAATGTAAAGAGACCAGATGATGACAGGAAAAATATATTTTTCTATTCAGATGATTCCAGAAAAAGGCTACGTTTATTTAATCCTGATTTTTACACAGAAGTTGAGGTGTTTTACAAAGGTGAAGATGGAATCGAGAGTGTGAAGGCAAAAGAAATTACCTGGCCTGATGTGAAATTATAA
- a CDS encoding 3-keto-disaccharide hydrolase — protein MKNIFFSLFIIGFLTGCKSEKSNDESRLSGNESTSTQSENSNNWQDLLSEENVKEWRGYNEEKGLPDGWVLEGETLMSLGKGADIGGDIVYGKEEFGEFELSLEWKISPGGNSGIFYHVKEGEQYEALYFTGPEFQLRDHQNSSEQQDSLHILGADYGMYEPRNVEKAKKEAGEWNSSRIVFTEEKVTYWLNGEKTVEFTPWSEDWRSRKDAGKWKDFPDYGKAREGLIGLQDHGSEIWFRNIRIRKL, from the coding sequence ATGAAAAATATATTCTTTAGCCTTTTTATAATCGGATTTCTCACGGGTTGCAAATCGGAAAAATCTAATGATGAATCTCGGCTTTCAGGTAATGAAAGCACGAGTACCCAATCTGAAAATAGTAATAATTGGCAGGATCTTCTTAGTGAGGAGAATGTCAAAGAGTGGAGAGGGTATAATGAAGAAAAAGGTCTTCCTGATGGTTGGGTCCTCGAAGGCGAAACTTTGATGTCACTTGGCAAGGGAGCCGATATTGGAGGAGATATTGTCTACGGGAAAGAGGAGTTTGGTGAATTTGAGCTGTCCCTGGAATGGAAGATCTCTCCTGGTGGGAACAGTGGAATTTTCTATCATGTAAAGGAAGGGGAACAGTATGAAGCCCTTTATTTTACCGGTCCTGAATTTCAGCTCAGGGATCACCAAAATTCTTCAGAACAACAGGATTCCCTGCATATTTTGGGGGCAGATTACGGGATGTATGAACCCCGGAATGTAGAGAAAGCAAAAAAAGAAGCCGGGGAATGGAACAGTAGCCGAATAGTTTTCACAGAGGAAAAGGTAACTTACTGGTTAAACGGAGAAAAGACAGTAGAATTCACCCCATGGTCCGAGGATTGGAGAAGCCGTAAAGATGCAGGAAAATGGAAGGATTTTCCTGATTATGGCAAAGCAAGGGAAGGGTTGATAGGCTTACAGGATCATGGCAGCGAGATTTGGTTCAGGAATATTAGGATAAGAAAACTTTAA
- a CDS encoding Gfo/Idh/MocA family oxidoreductase: protein MNKIDRRTFINRTALTGIGLSIVPSHVLGGKGLTAANDKINVGLIGAGTQAMKMLPEWLERDELQFISVCDPNKESYDYPLWGAPQGETYGAAGGREVGRRFINGYYAGKSGKSSYNGCSVYADFREMLEKEKELDAVFIMTPDHLHGVIAMEAMKKGLFVATHKPVSNFMNETRLTCDMARKTGLPSHCFAFKNPEEFYHMQNLINSGAIGEVSEFHRWTNRPMWPQGLPYLPAPAPIPEGFDWQLWLGPSKDRPYSPHYTHTVFRGWYEFGAGCMADMGYYGFWKDWRILGLGKPDNAEGNKNKVSQVKDFRSSWVENNVSYPFAGMANWEIPVENENRNIDVYWYEGGMRPPTPKALARNSRRIPGDGVMFIGDRGSIISGYGYNDPVLLDNKGNIQPLPDSSLEGADLRDENSEMIDAFKGKKPSRGSLAAVQNVAETVCLGNLAIRMDDRLEWDIQNMRVTNNDRANKYVSREYRPGWEV from the coding sequence ATGAACAAAATAGACCGCCGCACCTTCATTAACCGCACCGCCCTTACAGGGATTGGGCTAAGTATTGTTCCTTCCCATGTTTTAGGGGGAAAGGGTTTAACCGCAGCAAATGATAAAATAAATGTGGGCCTTATAGGTGCAGGAACACAGGCAATGAAAATGCTGCCCGAGTGGCTGGAGCGGGATGAGCTTCAATTTATCTCTGTATGTGATCCCAATAAAGAAAGCTATGACTACCCTCTTTGGGGGGCTCCCCAGGGAGAAACCTATGGTGCCGCCGGAGGTCGCGAGGTTGGCAGGAGGTTCATTAATGGATACTATGCAGGGAAGTCGGGTAAATCATCTTATAATGGCTGTTCCGTATATGCCGATTTCCGGGAAATGTTGGAAAAAGAAAAAGAGCTGGATGCGGTTTTCATCATGACCCCTGATCATCTTCACGGGGTCATCGCGATGGAGGCTATGAAAAAAGGTTTATTTGTCGCAACCCATAAACCGGTTTCCAATTTTATGAATGAGACCAGGCTCACCTGCGATATGGCACGCAAAACGGGACTACCCTCTCATTGTTTTGCCTTTAAAAATCCGGAAGAGTTCTACCATATGCAGAACCTCATAAACAGTGGAGCCATAGGCGAAGTGAGCGAATTTCATCGCTGGACAAACCGGCCTATGTGGCCCCAGGGTTTACCATATCTACCTGCACCTGCCCCAATTCCTGAAGGCTTCGACTGGCAATTGTGGCTTGGCCCATCCAAAGATCGCCCCTACTCTCCACATTACACCCATACCGTTTTTAGAGGCTGGTATGAGTTTGGCGCAGGATGTATGGCCGATATGGGTTACTATGGCTTCTGGAAAGACTGGCGTATCCTGGGGCTGGGAAAACCCGATAATGCCGAGGGGAACAAAAATAAAGTTAGCCAGGTGAAAGATTTCAGAAGTTCCTGGGTGGAAAATAATGTATCCTATCCTTTCGCCGGAATGGCAAACTGGGAGATCCCGGTGGAGAATGAAAACAGGAATATAGACGTATACTGGTATGAAGGCGGAATGAGACCACCAACCCCGAAAGCCCTGGCACGAAACAGCAGGAGAATTCCGGGCGACGGGGTAATGTTCATAGGTGACCGGGGAAGTATTATTTCCGGTTATGGATATAATGATCCGGTACTTCTTGACAACAAAGGGAATATTCAGCCTCTCCCCGATTCCAGCCTGGAGGGAGCAGATCTAAGGGATGAGAATTCAGAAATGATAGATGCCTTTAAAGGTAAAAAACCCTCCAGGGGAAGCCTGGCCGCGGTTCAAAATGTGGCTGAAACCGTGTGTCTTGGAAATCTCGCCATTCGCATGGACGACCGGCTTGAATGGGATATTCAAAACATGAGAGTCACAAATAATGACCGGGCAAATAAATATGTGTCCCGGGAATACAGGCCGGGATGGGAAGTATAA
- a CDS encoding sensor histidine kinase, whose product MKRRKIYIILFIIAVVGLFVVQYQYLRIGLNLAELQFQQKIERAGSNLKKDLDNENQLSFLLGQSIGSGTYFSLSADSLQDASNYFLNEIVKDRLLANKITANFSYNLYSQDRSIDLRSPVNFSAGDSLIKYPIELEGYLPETLGKEMVLELQFKDLNAYYFSQLHGLFIPGLLFLAIVIFVVIWMLRLFYWQRNLITITNDFINNLTHELKTPVFSIGVATKILEKDLDEDQKRIVFHIRKQVDRLNVHIDQVLELASLETKRKFIDFKIIDIKPELTRWCNDFIMLSKLENFSFQYDMEPGEYYIKVAPFHFENVVNNLLDNAKKYSDNPEITLRAYTLKRNLHICIKDNGKGISEKEKQRIFKKFYRVTEGDLHAVKGYGLGLNYVQEVIKRHKGRIKLESELHQGTEITLIIPLKNAR is encoded by the coding sequence TTGAAGCGTAGAAAGATTTATATCATCCTATTTATAATTGCGGTAGTGGGACTATTCGTAGTACAATATCAATATTTACGAATAGGATTGAACCTGGCTGAACTGCAGTTTCAGCAAAAAATAGAACGTGCAGGAAGTAATTTAAAAAAGGATCTTGATAACGAAAATCAACTTAGTTTTTTATTGGGGCAGTCTATTGGTAGCGGCACCTACTTTTCACTAAGTGCAGATAGTTTACAGGATGCTTCCAATTACTTTTTAAATGAAATTGTAAAGGATCGACTTCTAGCCAATAAAATAACTGCCAATTTTTCCTATAATTTATATTCGCAAGACAGGAGTATTGACTTAAGGTCTCCTGTAAATTTTAGTGCTGGAGATTCCTTAATAAAATACCCTATAGAACTGGAAGGTTATCTCCCGGAAACACTTGGAAAAGAAATGGTCCTCGAGCTCCAATTCAAGGACCTTAATGCCTATTATTTTTCTCAATTGCATGGATTGTTCATACCGGGGCTTTTATTTCTGGCTATCGTCATATTTGTAGTAATCTGGATGCTACGGTTATTCTACTGGCAAAGGAATTTGATTACCATAACTAACGATTTTATCAATAATTTGACCCACGAACTTAAAACTCCTGTTTTTTCTATAGGAGTAGCAACAAAAATTCTTGAAAAAGATCTGGATGAAGATCAAAAGCGAATTGTTTTTCATATTAGAAAACAAGTGGATCGCCTTAACGTCCATATTGACCAGGTTCTGGAGCTGGCAAGCCTGGAAACCAAAAGAAAATTTATCGATTTTAAAATAATAGATATCAAGCCAGAACTTACCCGGTGGTGCAACGATTTTATTATGCTGTCAAAATTGGAGAATTTCAGTTTTCAGTATGACATGGAACCTGGGGAATACTATATAAAAGTAGCTCCTTTTCATTTTGAAAATGTCGTCAATAACCTGTTGGATAATGCAAAAAAATATTCAGATAATCCAGAAATAACCTTAAGGGCATATACTTTAAAAAGAAACCTGCACATTTGTATTAAGGATAATGGAAAAGGTATTTCAGAAAAAGAAAAACAGCGTATTTTTAAAAAATTCTATCGTGTTACTGAAGGTGATTTGCACGCCGTAAAGGGATATGGACTGGGTCTTAATTACGTCCAGGAGGTTATTAAAAGGCACAAGGGCCGTATAAAATTAGAAAGTGAATTACACCAGGGTACAGAAATCACCCTGATAATCCCTTTAAAAAATGCCAGATAA